The sequence AAATTTGGATGAAGAACCCGCAAACACCAATTTGCCGGACTTGTACAGTTTTTTAAAAGCAGCCATAAACTTTCCACGAAAAAGTTTAGATACCACATGGACAGGGAACAAGAAATTACCTTTAACAGTTTTAAATTTCTGCTCTTTGGTAAGACCGCCGCCTAATACGACACAATGGATATGAGGATGAAAATTTAGCGTTTGGCCCCAGGTATGAAGAATACTCATAAACCCAATAGAAGCACCAAGATACTTTTTATCCCGGGCCAGCGTTGTTAAGGTATCTGCACTTGCTCTGTACAACAATGCATAAAGCAGCTCTTTGTTAGTGTAAATTAAAGAATTAAGCTCTTCAGGCACAGTAAAGACCACATGGAAATAAGGTGCATCGATTACCTCTGTTTTCCGTTTATCGATCCATTTTTCCTTTACAAGCCCCTGGCAACAAGGGCAATGGCGATTCCGACAAGAATTATAATGTACTACCATATGACCGCAATCCTGGCAGACGCTGGCATTACCGCCCAAAGTAGCAGTTTTGCATTCCATAATGGCATGTGCAACCTTATCTGTGAACTCATCTACTGGATATTTAGCTACCGCCGATTTATAATATTTAAGAAAAATATCCTGTATAGGGTAACTCATAGACGTTCCTCAATATCAAAAGGACTTTTCAGTTTTTTCATGGTTTTAGTGCTTAAATGGACGTAAAGAAGGCTTGAGCTTGCCGATTTATGGCCTAATAACTTCTGGATAGTCAAAAGATCGTAGCCTTGCTCGTATAAATGAGTACCAAAGGAATGCCTAAACATATGTGCAGTAACTTTTTTATCCCAGCCAAGGAGACGGCAATGATCTGTTATAAAACGGGATACAGTAAAGCTAACAATTGGACGATCTTTTTTAGTGCCTGGAAACAGCCAGTCTTTGGGTTTGCCGAATGAAAGCCAGTACTGTGTTAAAATATCCAAGGCTTTCCGAGATAAAATAGCGTAGCGGTCGTTTCTTGATTTGGAAGGCCGGACATAGATGCGCATGTTTTTACGGCTGATGTCCTCATAACGTAGATGACGCACTTCGCTAACCCTTAAGCCTGCGGAATATAAAAGTGCAATACAGGCTTTATGCTTTAAATTGGCGATA comes from Clostridia bacterium and encodes:
- a CDS encoding IS91 family transposase → MSYPIQDIFLKYYKSAVAKYPVDEFTDKVAHAIMECKTATLGGNASVCQDCGHMVVHYNSCRNRHCPCCQGLVKEKWIDKRKTEVIDAPYFHVVFTVPEELNSLIYTNKELLYALLYRASADTLTTLARDKKYLGASIGFMSILHTWGQTLNFHPHIHCVVLGGGLTKEQKFKTVKGNFLFPVHVVSKLFRGKFMAAFKKLYKSGKLVFAGSSSKFRYAGEFQRLVELLYSKKWIPHIKETFKGAENVIEYLGRYTHRIAISNSRIVAIKDTGVTFTVKNYKKEGKKSHVTLTPVEFIRRFLMHILPKGFVKIRYYGILSNRLKKVKLAICRKIIKCNYPKSCLEDLTAAQIILVLFGVDIFKCPKCSSHNLRSVTLIPQLE
- a CDS encoding tyrosine-type recombinase/integrase — encoded protein: MAFQPYIKKFNDLLILRDLTYNTVKSYNSMLRRYLSWVASSRKTPEEISFAEIRAYLLFLKQQRVLSNSSINAHISQLKFFHLYVLGKPWNKYEVPYMKFHTKLPDILTLDEVNYFIKTIANLKHKACIALLYSAGLRVSEVRHLRYEDISRKNMRIYVRPSKSRNDRYAILSRKALDILTQYWLSFGKPKDWLFPGTKKDRPIVSFTVSRFITDHCRLLGWDKKVTAHMFRHSFGTHLYEQGYDLLTIQKLLGHKSASSSLLYVHLSTKTMKKLKSPFDIEERL